The following are encoded together in the Vibrio splendidus genome:
- a CDS encoding AbgT family transporter — protein MSNQAVKKAPSTEKISGMDRFLNFIERAGNKIPDPAILFFWALVIVWVASALLSNLSFDLINPQTGAALEVNNLLTGEALASFLANMVTTFTGFAPLGIVLVAMLGVGVADSSGFITTGLKKMLNFTPAKLLTPMLILVAIVSHTAADAGYVLVIPLGGIIFHAAGRHPLAGIAAAFAGVSGGFSANFIPSGIDPLLAGFTQTAANVLDPAYVVNPLANIFFTGLSSVLIVGIGWYVTEKIIEPRLAKTPVDEDAEQAPDLGTFTAIESKAFKFAGWAMVAGIGLLIAALVPENSALRSPEGELTAFSAPVMKSIVPLIFILFIIPGIVYGRVAGTFKNSNDVIKAMSETMATMGAYIVMSFFCAQFLSAFAQSNIGTMLALYGAEGLKAMDLPGEATVVGMILLTAAVNLLVGSASAKWALIGPILVPMLMVVGISPELSQAAYRVGDSVSNIISPLMVFFPLVVVYCQRYVKSTGIGTLASLMMPFSIAMLIGWSIFLLGYWALGIPLGIQAPYTYTM, from the coding sequence ATGAGTAACCAAGCTGTAAAAAAAGCACCATCGACTGAGAAGATCAGTGGGATGGACCGCTTTCTAAACTTCATTGAACGCGCCGGCAACAAAATTCCAGACCCTGCAATTCTGTTCTTCTGGGCTCTAGTTATCGTATGGGTAGCATCTGCACTTTTATCGAATCTTTCATTCGACCTAATCAACCCTCAAACGGGTGCTGCTCTAGAAGTAAACAACCTATTAACTGGTGAAGCGCTTGCTAGCTTCCTAGCGAATATGGTTACCACGTTCACAGGCTTCGCACCGCTAGGCATCGTACTTGTTGCTATGTTAGGTGTTGGCGTTGCTGACTCTTCAGGCTTCATTACGACTGGCCTTAAGAAGATGTTGAACTTCACGCCAGCTAAGCTATTAACGCCAATGCTAATCCTTGTTGCTATCGTGTCTCACACAGCAGCAGATGCAGGTTACGTTCTAGTAATCCCTCTTGGCGGTATCATCTTCCACGCAGCGGGTCGTCACCCTCTAGCGGGTATTGCAGCAGCGTTTGCTGGTGTATCAGGTGGTTTCTCAGCGAACTTCATTCCTTCAGGTATTGACCCGCTACTAGCAGGCTTCACTCAAACAGCGGCAAACGTTCTTGACCCTGCATACGTGGTTAACCCTCTAGCGAACATTTTCTTTACTGGTTTGTCTTCAGTTCTCATTGTTGGTATCGGTTGGTACGTGACAGAGAAGATCATTGAACCTCGTCTTGCAAAAACTCCAGTAGATGAAGATGCTGAACAAGCACCTGATCTAGGTACGTTCACAGCGATTGAATCTAAAGCATTCAAATTCGCTGGTTGGGCAATGGTTGCAGGTATTGGTCTGCTTATCGCAGCTTTGGTTCCTGAAAACTCAGCACTTCGTTCGCCTGAAGGTGAACTAACGGCGTTCTCAGCACCAGTAATGAAGTCTATCGTTCCTCTGATCTTCATTCTGTTTATTATTCCGGGTATCGTCTACGGCCGTGTAGCGGGTACATTCAAGAATAGTAACGATGTTATCAAAGCGATGTCTGAGACAATGGCAACGATGGGCGCATACATTGTAATGTCGTTCTTCTGTGCTCAGTTCTTATCTGCATTTGCTCAATCAAACATCGGTACTATGCTGGCGCTTTACGGTGCTGAAGGCCTGAAAGCGATGGATCTTCCTGGTGAAGCAACGGTTGTTGGTATGATTCTACTAACGGCTGCAGTTAACCTTCTTGTAGGTTCTGCTTCAGCTAAGTGGGCACTGATTGGTCCTATCCTAGTTCCTATGCTAATGGTTGTGGGTATCTCTCCAGAGCTATCTCAAGCGGCTTACCGTGTAGGTGACTCAGTGTCTAACATCATCTCTCCACTGATGGTGTTCTTCCCACTGGTTGTTGTTTACTGTCAACGCTACGTTAAGTCGACAGGTATTGGTACTCTAGCTTCTCTAATGATGCCATTCTCGATTGCTATGCTAATCGGTTGGTCTATCTTCTTGCTAGGTTACTGGGCTCTTGGTATCCCACTAGGTATCCAAGCTCCTTACACTTACACAATGTAA
- a CDS encoding hemolysin family protein, giving the protein MKILLLVGLIVLNGLFAMSEIALVAAKNSRLKRLAEKHRSAQIALELKENPTRFLSTIQIGITVIGLLSGIVGEATLSAPLAVQLELWGFDPTQANILSTAVVVVGITYFAIVVGELVPKRFAQSQAENIAVLVALPIFWLSKIATPFVFALSASTEGILKLMGRGGEEDSVTEDDIHALVKEGSESGVIERGEQEMIRNILQLDDRLVSSLMTPRRDVDFLDIEQPVEQIFKKLRSSKHSVFPLCQDHLNKVVGTVSSKALLNQAGNLSIQVIMGLSKSPIYVPESMKALRLLGYFKESGTEMAFIVDEYGDVQGLVTHYDILEAIAGELSNNPNDLWTEQVEDGLLVDGLIPISELKNRLELSELEGESEGFQTLNGLVTWLIGRLPDTGEVVQCQQWQFEIISVENNRIVSVKATKIVNELGDAIS; this is encoded by the coding sequence ATGAAGATTCTGCTTTTAGTAGGGTTAATTGTTTTAAATGGTCTGTTTGCCATGTCAGAGATTGCACTGGTAGCAGCAAAGAATAGTCGGCTGAAACGCTTAGCCGAAAAACATCGCTCCGCTCAGATTGCTCTAGAGCTCAAAGAAAACCCAACCCGCTTCCTTTCAACCATTCAAATCGGTATTACGGTAATCGGCCTACTCAGCGGTATTGTGGGCGAGGCGACGCTCTCTGCGCCACTGGCCGTTCAACTTGAGCTGTGGGGATTCGACCCAACACAAGCGAATATCTTGTCTACTGCGGTCGTCGTTGTCGGTATTACTTACTTCGCGATTGTTGTGGGTGAGCTAGTGCCAAAGCGTTTTGCTCAATCCCAAGCTGAAAACATTGCTGTGTTAGTCGCGCTGCCAATCTTCTGGTTATCTAAAATCGCGACGCCGTTTGTATTTGCGTTGTCGGCTTCAACCGAAGGTATTCTCAAGTTAATGGGACGTGGCGGTGAAGAAGACAGTGTCACTGAAGACGATATCCATGCACTGGTGAAAGAGGGCTCAGAATCTGGAGTGATTGAGCGCGGCGAGCAAGAGATGATTCGTAATATCTTGCAGCTTGATGATCGCCTTGTAAGCTCGTTGATGACGCCACGTCGAGACGTCGACTTTCTAGATATTGAGCAACCTGTAGAGCAGATATTTAAGAAACTACGCTCTTCAAAGCACAGTGTATTTCCACTATGCCAAGACCATCTCAATAAAGTGGTCGGTACGGTGTCGTCCAAAGCCTTGCTGAATCAGGCGGGCAATTTAAGTATTCAAGTGATCATGGGACTGTCTAAGTCGCCGATCTATGTTCCAGAATCGATGAAGGCACTGCGGCTACTTGGCTATTTTAAAGAGTCGGGTACCGAGATGGCATTCATTGTTGACGAGTATGGCGATGTGCAAGGCCTTGTGACTCATTACGATATTCTCGAAGCGATTGCAGGTGAGTTATCCAATAACCCTAATGACCTTTGGACAGAGCAAGTGGAAGACGGATTGCTGGTGGATGGTTTGATCCCTATCAGTGAGCTCAAGAATCGCCTAGAGCTGTCAGAGTTAGAAGGGGAAAGCGAAGGCTTCCAAACATTGAATGGCCTTGTGACTTGGCTAATCGGGCGTTTACCCGATACGGGAGAAGTCGTTCAGTGCCAGCAATGGCAGTTTGAAATTATCTCGGTCGAGAACAACCGTATTGTGAGTGTGAAAGCGACAAAAATAGTCAATGAGCTAGGCGATGCTATTAGTTAG
- the tadA gene encoding tRNA adenosine(34) deaminase TadA has product MLLRIPFFVLILCFLEFPLSDHQFTPQDEIFMRRAIEVAKQAEKEGEVPVGAVLVKEGEIISEGWNRSIGSHDATAHAEIETLRKAGQALENYRLLDTTLYVTLEPCPMCAGALLHSRVKRIVFGAPDLKAGAAGTVLNLFESQASYHYADVENGLLEQECREQLQAFFKRRRKEIKEKRKLERLLEEQCLESDKASNKNKVSNKNKVCNKNKVCNKK; this is encoded by the coding sequence ATGCTTCTACGCATACCTTTTTTTGTTCTTATCCTTTGTTTTCTGGAGTTCCCTTTGTCAGACCATCAATTCACCCCTCAAGATGAAATCTTCATGCGACGCGCCATTGAGGTTGCTAAGCAAGCTGAGAAAGAGGGAGAGGTTCCCGTTGGTGCCGTGTTGGTAAAAGAGGGTGAGATTATTTCTGAAGGTTGGAACCGTTCTATTGGAAGCCACGATGCCACGGCACACGCAGAAATCGAAACTTTGCGTAAAGCTGGACAAGCTTTAGAAAACTATCGCTTACTCGATACCACGTTATACGTCACGCTTGAGCCTTGCCCAATGTGTGCAGGTGCCTTGTTACACAGCCGAGTAAAGCGCATTGTGTTTGGGGCTCCTGACTTAAAAGCGGGTGCAGCAGGTACGGTGTTAAATCTCTTTGAAAGCCAAGCCTCATACCACTATGCAGACGTGGAAAATGGTTTGTTAGAACAAGAGTGCCGTGAGCAACTGCAGGCGTTTTTTAAACGTCGTAGAAAAGAAATAAAAGAAAAGCGAAAGCTTGAGCGTCTGTTGGAAGAGCAGTGTTTAGAATCTGACAAGGCAAGTAATAAGAATAAGGTCAGCAACAAGAACAAGGTCTGTAACAAAAACAAGGTCTGTAACAAAAAATAA
- the mltF gene encoding membrane-bound lytic murein transglycosylase MltF, which produces MPKFTLIFSSKFLLLAIALFGLAGCQIESEPKSVLEQIRERGVLRVGTLNNQLSYYIGPDGPAGLDYELAREFAEELGVKLEVKPAYRLSGLFPALKKGEIDLIATGLTQNSNLTRAYRAAPAYYYVSQQVVYKKGQWRPRNLEQLIKFENERQADFVKAQTESEEVATTDTLTPSLVVVKDSHFEPTLKQLQNTHDDFIYDAIGNADINDLLKEVSTGERLFTVADSIELSLAQRLYPDVALAFELTEDQPISWYLQKSEDESLYALLIEFFGNLKQSGELASLEEKYIGHIGTFDYVDTRAFIRALDSKLPKWSPLFQKYSQEFDWRLIAALAYQESHWNPVARSPTGVRGMMMLTLPTAKSVGVTNRLDPKQSVQGGVEYLRRIVNRVPDSITQHEKIWFALASYNVGYGHMMDARRLTKAQGGDPDAWGDVKDRLPLLRQKKYYSKTRYGYARGDEARNYVENIRRYYQSIIGHVNKRNKEEEASLEDLVVIPPLDISGAESTISAAESAVDEAESSK; this is translated from the coding sequence ATGCCTAAATTTACGCTCATCTTTTCGTCTAAGTTCCTTCTGCTCGCTATTGCCCTATTTGGGTTGGCTGGATGCCAGATTGAATCTGAACCTAAAAGTGTCCTTGAGCAGATACGAGAGCGTGGCGTTCTTCGTGTCGGCACCCTGAATAACCAACTCTCTTATTACATCGGTCCAGATGGTCCTGCTGGCTTGGACTACGAGTTAGCTCGCGAGTTTGCAGAAGAGCTTGGTGTAAAGCTTGAGGTTAAACCTGCTTACCGTCTATCCGGCCTATTTCCTGCCTTAAAGAAAGGCGAGATCGATCTTATCGCAACGGGGTTAACACAAAACAGCAACCTGACACGTGCCTATCGCGCCGCGCCCGCTTATTACTATGTAAGCCAGCAGGTCGTGTACAAAAAAGGCCAGTGGCGACCAAGAAACCTTGAGCAACTGATCAAGTTCGAGAATGAACGTCAGGCTGATTTCGTAAAAGCACAAACTGAATCAGAAGAGGTAGCGACTACTGACACATTGACGCCATCTTTGGTTGTAGTGAAAGACTCACACTTTGAGCCAACATTAAAACAGCTGCAAAACACACACGATGACTTTATCTACGATGCGATCGGCAATGCTGATATCAACGACTTGCTAAAAGAAGTCTCTACAGGGGAACGCTTGTTTACTGTGGCGGATTCGATTGAGCTGTCACTCGCACAACGTTTATACCCAGACGTCGCTTTGGCTTTTGAACTTACAGAAGACCAACCGATCTCTTGGTATTTACAGAAGTCTGAAGATGAGAGCCTTTATGCGCTGCTGATTGAGTTTTTCGGTAACCTAAAGCAGTCTGGTGAGCTCGCTTCACTGGAAGAGAAATATATTGGCCATATCGGCACCTTCGATTATGTCGATACTCGTGCCTTTATCCGCGCCTTGGATAGCAAGCTGCCAAAATGGTCTCCACTGTTTCAGAAATATTCGCAAGAATTTGATTGGCGCTTGATTGCTGCTTTGGCATACCAAGAGTCACACTGGAATCCTGTCGCACGCTCTCCAACCGGTGTTCGAGGCATGATGATGTTAACGCTACCAACTGCGAAGAGCGTTGGTGTGACCAATCGTCTTGACCCTAAACAGTCGGTACAAGGCGGGGTTGAATACCTGCGTCGTATCGTTAACCGAGTGCCCGACTCAATCACTCAACACGAAAAGATCTGGTTTGCGCTTGCCTCATATAACGTAGGTTACGGGCACATGATGGATGCTCGTCGCTTAACCAAAGCACAAGGCGGTGATCCTGACGCTTGGGGTGATGTGAAAGACAGGCTTCCTCTACTAAGACAGAAGAAGTACTACAGCAAAACTCGTTACGGTTATGCGCGTGGTGATGAAGCAAGGAATTACGTTGAGAACATTCGCCGTTATTACCAAAGCATTATCGGCCATGTGAATAAGCGTAATAAAGAGGAAGAAGCGAGCCTTGAAGATTTAGTTGTTATCCCACCTTTAGATATCTCGGGCGCTGAATCGACAATCAGTGCGGCTGAATCCGCTGTCGATGAAGCTGAGTCTTCCAAATAA
- the purL gene encoding phosphoribosylformylglycinamidine synthase yields the protein MRILRGSPALSEFRVNKLLELCRELSLPVTGIYAEFAHFADLTADLDESEVEKLEKLLTYGPTIEEHEPEGLLLLATPRPGTISPWSSKSTDIAHNCGLAKVSRLERGTAFYIETSSELSELQLVELKAILHDRMMEVVFTDFESAAALFTVAEPAPYAEVDLLTGGRKALEKANVTLGLALAEDEIDYLLESFTEKLGRNPTDIELMMFAQANSEHCRHKIFNADWTIDGVKQEKSLFKMIKNTFETTPEHVLSAYKDNAAVMTGSEVGRFFPDPETRQYNYHQEKTHILMKVETHNHPTAISPWPGASTGSGGEIRDEGATGIGGKPKAGLVAFSVSNLKIPNFVQPWETDFGKPSRIVTALDIMLEGPLGGAAFNNEFGRPNLLGYFRTYEEKVNSHAGEEVRGYHKPIMLAGGLGNIRDDHVQKKEIPVGASLIVLGGPAMNIGLGGGAASSMDSGSSSEDLDFASVQRENPEMERRCQEVIDRCWQLGDANPIAFIHDVGAGGISNALPELVDDGERGGIFNLRDVPNDEPGMSPLEIWCNESQERYVMAVADKDLATFEAICKRERAPFAIVGKATEERDLKLEDSHFDNTPIDMPMDILLGKTPKMHRDAKTLKANNPAIDRSGIELNEAVDRILRLPTVAEKTFLITIGDRSVTGLVARDQMVGPWQVPVANCAVTAASYDSYHGEAMSLGERTPVALLDFGASARLAVGEAITNIAATNIGDIKHIKLSANWMSPAGHPGEDAGLYEAVKAVGEELCPALGLTIPVGKDSMSMKTKWEENGEQKEVTSPLSLVITAFARVEDVRKTITPQLRTPNNLEGLGATSLVLIDLGNGKNRMGATALAQVYKQLGDKPADVDNAAQLKGFYEGIQALVANDQVVAYHDKGDGGLFVTLAEMAFAGHCGVNADIAALLSASENSEDTLAALFNEELGAVIQVRNDDLDAVLSTLAANGLEACSHVIGSVVGEGEASDEVVIKSGTDVVIQRNRTELRTIWAETTHKMQGLRDNPICADQEHEAKKDNSDPGLNVSLSFDVNEDIAAPFINAPMINTGAKPKMAILREQGVNSHVEMAAAFDRAGFEATDIHMSDILTGQAVLEEYNGLVACGGFSYGDVLGAGEGWAKSVLFNDSTRDQFENFFKREDTFSLGVCNGCQMLSNLRELIPGAEYWPRFVRNESERFEARFSLVEVQKSDSVFFNGMEGSRMPIAVSHGEGRVEVRDNDHLNAIENSGTVALRYVDNNGNQTQQYPNNPNGSPNAITGLTTTDGRVTIMMPHPERVFRTVANSWSPEGWGENGAWMRMFQNARKNVG from the coding sequence ATGAGAATTTTGCGTGGCTCCCCAGCTCTATCTGAGTTTCGTGTTAACAAGCTTTTAGAGCTTTGTCGTGAATTAAGCTTACCTGTAACAGGTATTTACGCTGAGTTTGCCCACTTTGCTGATCTAACGGCAGACCTAGATGAGTCTGAAGTTGAGAAGCTAGAAAAGCTACTGACTTACGGTCCAACGATTGAAGAGCATGAACCTGAAGGTTTACTGCTGCTTGCAACGCCACGCCCGGGCACTATCTCGCCTTGGTCTTCAAAATCAACAGATATCGCACACAACTGCGGACTGGCTAAAGTGTCACGTCTAGAGCGCGGTACTGCTTTCTACATTGAAACCTCTTCTGAACTTTCTGAGCTTCAACTTGTTGAGCTGAAAGCCATTCTGCACGACCGTATGATGGAAGTGGTTTTCACTGACTTCGAATCAGCGGCGGCACTGTTCACTGTTGCTGAGCCTGCTCCTTATGCGGAAGTTGACCTACTAACTGGTGGACGTAAAGCGCTTGAAAAAGCAAACGTTACCCTAGGTCTAGCACTTGCAGAAGACGAAATTGATTACCTTCTTGAAAGCTTCACTGAGAAGCTAGGTCGTAACCCGACTGACATCGAGCTAATGATGTTTGCACAAGCGAACTCAGAGCACTGTCGTCACAAGATCTTTAACGCTGATTGGACTATCGATGGCGTTAAGCAAGAAAAATCATTGTTCAAGATGATTAAGAACACCTTTGAAACGACACCAGAACACGTTCTGTCTGCTTATAAAGATAATGCAGCGGTAATGACAGGTTCTGAAGTCGGTCGTTTCTTCCCAGATCCAGAAACTCGCCAATACAACTACCACCAAGAAAAAACACACATCTTGATGAAAGTTGAAACGCACAACCACCCAACGGCAATCTCTCCATGGCCGGGCGCATCGACAGGTTCAGGCGGTGAAATCCGTGATGAAGGCGCGACTGGTATTGGCGGTAAGCCAAAAGCAGGCCTTGTTGCTTTCTCTGTATCTAACCTGAAAATTCCGAACTTCGTTCAACCTTGGGAAACAGACTTTGGTAAGCCAAGCCGTATCGTTACTGCTTTGGATATCATGCTTGAAGGTCCTCTTGGTGGCGCAGCATTCAACAACGAATTTGGTCGTCCAAACCTATTAGGTTACTTCCGTACTTACGAAGAGAAAGTAAACTCTCACGCAGGTGAAGAAGTACGTGGTTACCACAAGCCAATCATGCTGGCTGGTGGTCTAGGTAACATTCGTGATGATCATGTTCAGAAGAAAGAGATCCCAGTAGGTGCAAGCCTAATTGTTCTTGGCGGTCCAGCAATGAACATCGGCCTTGGTGGCGGTGCTGCATCTTCAATGGATTCTGGTTCTTCTTCTGAAGACTTAGATTTTGCTTCTGTACAACGTGAAAACCCAGAGATGGAACGTCGTTGTCAGGAAGTTATCGACCGTTGTTGGCAGCTTGGTGATGCGAACCCAATCGCATTTATCCACGACGTGGGCGCGGGCGGAATCTCGAATGCACTTCCTGAGCTAGTCGACGATGGCGAGCGTGGCGGTATCTTTAACTTACGTGACGTGCCAAACGATGAGCCGGGCATGAGCCCACTTGAGATCTGGTGTAACGAATCTCAAGAGCGTTACGTAATGGCGGTTGCTGATAAAGACTTAGCGACATTTGAAGCGATTTGTAAGCGTGAACGCGCTCCATTCGCGATTGTTGGTAAAGCAACAGAAGAACGTGATCTTAAATTAGAAGATTCACACTTCGACAACACGCCAATCGACATGCCGATGGACATCCTATTAGGTAAAACGCCTAAGATGCACCGTGACGCGAAGACGCTAAAAGCAAACAACCCTGCGATTGACCGTTCTGGTATCGAACTAAACGAAGCGGTTGACCGTATTCTTCGCCTACCAACAGTGGCAGAGAAAACATTCCTTATTACTATCGGTGACCGCTCGGTAACAGGCCTTGTGGCTCGTGACCAAATGGTTGGCCCATGGCAGGTTCCTGTTGCTAACTGTGCAGTAACAGCAGCAAGTTACGACTCTTACCACGGTGAGGCAATGTCTCTTGGTGAGCGTACGCCAGTAGCACTACTAGATTTCGGCGCATCAGCTCGTCTAGCGGTTGGTGAAGCAATCACTAACATCGCAGCGACCAACATCGGCGATATTAAACACATTAAATTGTCAGCTAACTGGATGTCTCCAGCAGGTCACCCTGGTGAAGATGCAGGCCTTTACGAAGCGGTTAAAGCCGTAGGTGAAGAACTATGTCCAGCACTGGGTCTAACTATCCCTGTGGGTAAAGACTCAATGTCGATGAAGACTAAGTGGGAAGAGAATGGCGAGCAGAAAGAAGTCACATCTCCGCTATCTCTTGTTATCACTGCGTTTGCACGTGTTGAAGATGTTCGTAAGACGATTACTCCTCAGCTTCGTACCCCGAATAACCTTGAAGGCTTAGGCGCTACAAGCTTAGTACTTATCGACCTAGGTAACGGCAAAAACCGTATGGGTGCTACAGCACTAGCGCAGGTTTACAAGCAGCTTGGTGACAAGCCAGCAGACGTAGACAATGCAGCACAACTAAAAGGTTTCTACGAAGGCATTCAAGCACTTGTAGCGAACGACCAAGTTGTCGCTTACCACGATAAAGGCGATGGTGGTCTATTCGTAACGCTAGCTGAAATGGCGTTCGCAGGTCACTGTGGTGTTAATGCTGATATTGCAGCGCTTTTATCTGCATCAGAGAACAGCGAAGATACGCTTGCGGCACTCTTTAACGAAGAGCTAGGTGCAGTTATCCAAGTTCGTAACGACGACCTAGACGCAGTTCTTTCTACTCTTGCAGCAAATGGCCTAGAAGCATGTTCACATGTGATTGGCAGCGTTGTTGGTGAAGGGGAAGCATCAGATGAAGTAGTGATTAAGTCAGGCACAGACGTTGTAATCCAGCGTAACCGTACTGAACTACGTACTATCTGGGCTGAGACTACGCATAAAATGCAAGGTCTACGTGATAATCCAATCTGTGCAGACCAAGAACATGAAGCGAAAAAAGACAACTCAGACCCAGGTCTAAACGTTAGCCTAAGCTTTGACGTAAACGAAGACATTGCAGCGCCATTCATCAATGCTCCTATGATAAATACAGGCGCTAAGCCTAAGATGGCGATTCTCCGTGAGCAGGGTGTTAACTCTCACGTTGAAATGGCAGCAGCATTTGACCGCGCAGGCTTCGAAGCGACTGATATTCACATGAGCGACATCCTAACGGGTCAAGCGGTACTAGAAGAGTACAACGGCCTTGTGGCATGTGGTGGCTTCTCTTACGGTGATGTACTGGGCGCTGGTGAAGGTTGGGCTAAGTCGGTTCTATTTAACGACTCTACTCGTGACCAATTTGAAAACTTCTTCAAGCGTGAAGATACTTTCTCTCTAGGTGTGTGTAACGGTTGTCAGATGTTGTCTAACCTGCGTGAACTTATCCCGGGTGCTGAGTACTGGCCACGTTTCGTTCGTAACGAATCTGAGCGTTTTGAAGCTCGTTTCAGCCTAGTTGAAGTTCAGAAGTCTGACTCAGTATTCTTCAACGGCATGGAAGGTTCTCGTATGCCAATCGCTGTTTCTCACGGTGAAGGCCGCGTAGAAGTGCGTGATAACGACCACCTAAACGCGATTGAAAACTCAGGTACGGTTGCTCTACGTTACGTTGATAACAACGGTAACCAAACGCAGCAATACCCGAATAACCCGAACGGTTCGCCAAACGCTATCACTGGTCTAACAACGACCGATGGCCGCGTGACTATCATGATGCCGCACCCAGAGCGTGTATTCCGCACGGTTGCAAACTCTTGGTCTCCAGAAGGTTGGGGCGAGAACGGCGCTTGGATGCGCATGTTCCAAAACGCACGTAAGAATGTGGGTTAA
- a CDS encoding DUF3332 domain-containing protein: protein MKTTITKAVAVAAIVMSLAGCVGSNAVTGKLMKFNVEVVDNRYARAGVNFLLAPVYALTTAADYIVFNSIEFWAGKNPLTGAPHIFDSKVDTMIDVNDSLDDSLKDAPLGFNNRHIEWGEMQQIDENTIQMDITYNDGQKAVLTGIRDGDKVSYYMDGTLVSETSIQALEQLAAEKA from the coding sequence ATGAAAACAACAATCACAAAAGCAGTTGCAGTGGCAGCGATTGTCATGTCGTTAGCTGGGTGTGTCGGTAGTAACGCCGTTACTGGGAAATTAATGAAGTTCAACGTAGAGGTTGTAGATAACCGTTACGCTCGTGCCGGGGTTAACTTCTTGCTTGCGCCAGTTTACGCGCTAACAACCGCAGCCGATTACATTGTATTTAACTCAATAGAATTCTGGGCGGGTAAAAACCCACTGACTGGCGCGCCTCATATATTCGATAGTAAAGTCGATACTATGATTGATGTGAACGATAGCCTCGATGATTCACTGAAAGATGCACCACTTGGGTTCAATAATCGCCATATTGAATGGGGTGAGATGCAACAGATCGATGAGAACACCATTCAAATGGACATCACTTATAACGATGGTCAGAAGGCTGTTCTGACGGGGATTCGTGATGGTGACAAGGTCAGTTACTACATGGATGGAACATTGGTTTCAGAGACTTCGATTCAAGCTCTTGAACAGCTAGCAGCAGAAAAAGCATAA
- the dapD gene encoding 2,3,4,5-tetrahydropyridine-2,6-dicarboxylate N-succinyltransferase — translation MAYFSLAFGTATKNRDNKIIEAFFPNPLLNPSDALVAAVAEVSGYAEGNQAIEISAAQSAELAKAFAANDDAANASFAEKAAASEQPLVLVVLAADEKPASVAEGFLKLQLISNRLVQPHGTVLDGIFGLLHNIAWTNEGPIDLPELPERQIEARLAGRALSVDCVDKFPKMVDYVVPTGIRIADTSRVRLGAHVGEGTTVMHEGFINFNAGTTGVSMVEGRISAGVVVGNGSDIGGGASIMGTLSGGGTMVISIGENCLLGANAGLGFPMGDRCTVESGLYVTAGTKVRMLDKEGNEVEIIKARDLAGVSDLLFRRNSITGQIECLANKSAVELNSELHSNN, via the coding sequence ATGGCTTACTTTTCACTAGCCTTCGGTACGGCAACCAAAAACCGCGACAATAAAATCATTGAAGCGTTCTTCCCTAACCCACTTCTAAACCCAAGCGACGCTCTTGTAGCTGCTGTAGCTGAAGTGTCAGGTTACGCTGAAGGCAACCAAGCTATCGAAATCTCTGCTGCACAAAGCGCAGAACTGGCGAAAGCATTCGCAGCAAACGACGATGCAGCAAACGCATCTTTCGCAGAAAAAGCAGCAGCATCTGAGCAGCCACTTGTTCTTGTTGTTCTTGCGGCTGACGAGAAGCCAGCATCAGTTGCTGAAGGCTTCCTAAAGCTACAACTTATCTCTAACCGCCTAGTACAACCACACGGTACAGTACTAGACGGCATCTTCGGTCTACTGCACAACATCGCATGGACAAACGAAGGCCCAATCGACCTTCCTGAGCTACCAGAGCGTCAAATCGAAGCTCGCCTTGCGGGTCGCGCTCTGTCTGTAGATTGCGTAGACAAGTTCCCTAAAATGGTGGATTACGTAGTACCAACAGGTATTCGTATTGCTGATACTTCTCGTGTTCGTCTTGGCGCACACGTAGGCGAAGGCACAACGGTAATGCACGAAGGTTTCATCAACTTCAATGCGGGTACTACTGGCGTGAGCATGGTTGAAGGTCGTATCTCTGCGGGTGTTGTTGTGGGTAACGGTTCAGACATCGGCGGCGGCGCTTCTATCATGGGTACTCTGTCTGGCGGCGGTACTATGGTTATCTCTATCGGCGAAAACTGCCTGCTAGGCGCAAACGCGGGTCTTGGCTTCCCAATGGGCGACCGTTGCACGGTTGAGTCTGGTCTTTACGTGACTGCAGGTACTAAAGTTCGCATGCTAGATAAAGAAGGCAACGAAGTAGAAATCATTAAAGCCCGTGACCTTGCTGGCGTTTCTGACCTTCTGTTCCGTCGTAACTCGATTACTGGCCAAATTGAATGTCTTGCGAACAAGTCTGCTGTTGAACTGAACAGCGAGCTACACAGCAACAACTAA